A genomic region of Miscanthus floridulus cultivar M001 chromosome 3, ASM1932011v1, whole genome shotgun sequence contains the following coding sequences:
- the LOC136545368 gene encoding LOW QUALITY PROTEIN: F-box protein At5g49610-like (The sequence of the model RefSeq protein was modified relative to this genomic sequence to represent the inferred CDS: inserted 2 bases in 1 codon; substituted 1 base at 1 genomic stop codon), which translates to MEGCSKTSASVVPILPDNPLVEILSRVPAKSICRFKCVSKAXRXAPSHARVAMQGLFVQTSEVSEVDNIKLARTSISFIDLTVRSVPLDIYPSFTFLTEMTGIEAFILDSCNGLILFGHRQEPFDPLYYTVCNPTTKQWSAVAACGSGEPVSHTYLAFALAISSHFDLVQFQIRDLYEEFVSLHAYSSETRTWRQNQIDEQKEQGQLKGWHLQFTLDIETDNHLWAFVNGFLHVIVSCSDLQHILVVDVQGKARRLITVPGMADGRHRHTYVWYLGQSQGHLHCVTLESADKDNDKLSTWVLQDYDTQEWVLKNTVDLNSLDVFGETRDLSEFKVVDIHQDQGNVVFFLQESCKLTAYDMDHKEVSVIATFKDHKDPCDFARYVPYFLESPDLTNKH; encoded by the exons ATGGAGGGCTGCTCCAAGACGAGCGCCAGCGTGGTGCCCATCCTCCCCGACAACCCCCTGGTTGAGATCCTCTCCCGCGTCCCTGCCAAGTCCATCTGCCGCTTCAAGTGCGTCTCCAAGGCCTAGCG TGCCCCAAGCCATGCAAGAGTCGCCATGCAAGGACTGTTCGTCCAGACGTCCGAGGTCTCTGAGGTTGACAATATTAAATTGGCCCGTACAAGTATCAGTTTTATCGACCTGACAGTGAGATCCGTGCCTCTGGATATCTACCCTTCCTTCACCTTCCTAACGGAAATGACTGGGATCGAGGCCTTCATCTTGGATTCCTGCAACGGGCTTATCCTTTTCGGGCACCGTCAGGAGCCATTTGATCCCCTTTACTATACCGTGTGCAACCCGACCACAAAGCAGTGGTCAGCCGTGGCCGCTTGCGGTTCTGGTGAACCGGTAAGCCACACCTATTTGGCTTTCGCTCTGGCCATCTCCTCTCACTTTGACTTGGTCCAGTTCCAGATCCGCGATCTGTATGAGGAGTTTGTGTCGTTGCATGCTTACTCATCTGAAACTAGGACCTGGAGGCAAAACCAAATTGATGAACAAAAAGAGCAAGGACAGTTGAAAGGCTGGCATCTTCAGTTTACACTAGACATTGAGACTGACAACCATCTTTGGGCCTTTGTTAATGGCTTCCTGCATGTGATAGTTAGTTGCTCAGATCTACAGCACATACTTGTTGTAGATGTACAAGGGAAGGCAAGAAGGCTGATCACCGTACCAGGTATGGCTGATGGGAGGCACAGGCACACCTATGTTTGGTATTTAGGTCAATCCCAAGGGCACCTACATTGCGTGACTCTAGAGTCTGCTGATAAAGATAACGACAAACTATCCACCTGGGTTCTTCAGGATTATGATACACAGGAATGGGTGTTGAAGAACACTGTGGACTTGAACTCTTTGGATGTCTTTGGAGAAACAAGAGACTTGTCAGAGTTTAAAGTGGTTGACATTCATCAAGACCAGGGTAATGTGGTTTTCTTTCTTCAGGAGTCCTGTAAGCTGACAGCATACGACATGGACCATAAGGAAGTGAGTGTCATTGCGACTTTCAAAGATCACAAAGACCCGTGTGATTTTGCTCGTTACGTTCCCTATTTCTTAGAATCACCGGATCTCACAAATAAGCACTGA
- the LOC136545369 gene encoding putative F-box protein At1g50880, whose protein sequence is MEGCSKTSAGAASGLPDDPLMEILSRVPAKSICRFKCVSKAWRDLIADPDNRKKLRQAMQGLFVQSEVSEESYNKLTAYDLDRKEVSVIATFEDHKDPCDFARYVPYFS, encoded by the exons ATGGAGGGCTGCTCCAAGACGAGCGCCGGCGCGGCGTCCGGCCTCCCTGACGACCCCCTGATGGAGATCCTCTCCCGCGTCCCTGCCAAGTCCATCTGCCGCTTCAAGTGTGTGTCCAAGGCCTGGCGCGACCTCATCGCCGACCCTGATAACCGTAAGAAGCTCCGCCAAGCCATGCAAGGACTGTTCGTCCAGTCCGAGGTCTCCGAG GAGTCCTATAATAAGCTGACAGCATACGACCTGGACCGTAAGGAAGTGAGTGTCATTGCGACTTTCGAAGATCACAAAGACCCGTGTGATTTTGCTCGTTACGTTCCCTATTTCTCATAA
- the LOC136545371 gene encoding uncharacterized protein — protein sequence MCDIWEEFRAALCISGGNRRSPPTLPPPDLTGGEGEEDLLSALPDDVLLFILSRLGSVAAAARTSVLSRHWRRLWGQLPVLWFPLPAELALALPSPTSAARARVRSHRWRRLLAHLPAMRSPVPADPARAVPSPASARAALAQHSAPSLWMLSVVANDADPADTAAVLRLAAPRLTNVFFFRNEEPEERKKALVREVIELPFFDRAV from the coding sequence ATGTGTGACATTTGGGAGGAATTCCGGGCGGCGCTCTGCATCTCCGGGGGCAACCGCCGATCGCCCCCAACCCTCCCTCCCCCggatctcaccggcggcgaggggGAGGAGGACCTCCTCAGCGCGCTACCAGACGACGTCCTCCTCTTCATCCTCAGCCGCCTCGggtccgtcgccgccgccgcgcggacCAGCGTCCTCTCCCGCCACTGGCGCCGCCTCTGGGGGCAGCTCCCGGTGCTGTGGTTTCCGCTCCCCGCCGAACTGGCACTCGCGCTGCCCTCGCCCACTTCCGCTGCGCGGGCCAGGGTCCGCTCTCATCGCTGGCGCCGCCTCTTGGCGCATCTCCCAGCGATGCGTTCGCCGGTCCCCGCCGATCCAGCCCGCGCTGTGCCCTcgcctgcctccgcgcgcgcgGCGCTTGCCCAACACTCGGCGCCCTCGCTGTGGATGCTGAGCGTCGTCGCCAACGACGCCGACCCTGCGGACACGGCCGCGGTACTCCGCCTCGCCGCGCCCCGCCTCACCAACGTGTTCTTTTTCCGCAACGAGGAACCTGAGGAACGAAAGAAGGCCCTGGTAAGGGAAGTCATTGAGCTGCCCTTCTTCGACAGGGCCGTATAG